One window of Canis lupus baileyi chromosome 21, mCanLup2.hap1, whole genome shotgun sequence genomic DNA carries:
- the CST6 gene encoding cystatin-M: MAPPSLPRALGLGLLALCLLALLRDARARPGNHLVGGRVDLSPSDPQVQKAAQAAVASYNMGSNSLYYFRDTNILKAQSQLVAGVKYYLTVELGSTACRKNMATGDRIDVTTCPLATGVQEEKLRCDFEILVIPWENSSRLLKHNCVTI; encoded by the exons ATGGCGCCTCCGAGCCTTCCGCGGgcgctgggcctgggcctgctcGCCCTCTGCCTCCTGGCGCTGCTCCGCGACGCCCGCGCCCGCCCTGGGAACCACTTGGTCGGAGGACGCGTGGACCTGTCGCCCAGCGACCCGCAGGTGCAGAAGGCAGCGCAGGCGGCCGTGGCCAGCTACAACATGGGCAGCAACAGCCTCTACTATTTCCGAGACACCAACATCCTCAAGGCGCAGAGCCAG CTGGTGGCTGGCGTCAAGTACTACCTGACTGTTGAGTTGGGGAGTACAGCCTGTCGGAAGAACATGGCCACTGGAGACCGCATAGATGTCACTACCTGCCCCCTGGCCACAGGAGTACAGGAGGAG AAGCTGCGCTGTGACTTCGAGATCCTGGTGATCCCCTGGGAGAATTCCTCCCGACTTCTAAAGCATAACTGCGTGACCATATAG